A window of the Hordeum vulgare subsp. vulgare chromosome 5H, MorexV3_pseudomolecules_assembly, whole genome shotgun sequence genome harbors these coding sequences:
- the LOC123395464 gene encoding 2-oxoglutarate-dependent dioxygenase 19-like — protein sequence MSSTEPCRVRRTDRCGPANDATATSCVTGTTSFPVLCLHCPIMDMDYPPRYPGQPSGVCSDDGIPVVDLAVLVNGDAWERAQAIRHLGRACQDWGFFMVTNHGVPETLQSAMMDACRELFSLPPEQKQEHLDAGPMDPVRVGTGFNSAVDGARYWRDYVKMFAHPELHCPAKPESLRGVAAEYAACTRGLLLELTAAISESLGLEGGLIAQRLDLASGLQILVGNHYPPCGGGPGDDGAVGLPAHSDHGLLTLLFQNGVDGLQVKHDGRWLLAKPIPGSFFVIAGDQLEIVSNGRYKGVLHRALVDREQVRMSCVSLIGPCLDAVVEPVPELAAPPLGLEFRGVKYRDYMEHQQSNKLNEKGALDLVRVATADTYSPAHIFFN from the exons ACCAGCAAATGATGCCACGGCAACCAGCTGCGTGACCGGCACCACATCTTTTCCTGTGCTATGCCTCCACTGCCCAATCATGGACATGGACTATCCTCCTCGCTACCCTGGCCAACCGAGCGGAGTGTGCAGTGACGACGGCATCCCCGTCGTCGACTTGGCCGTCCTCGTCAACGGCGATGCCTGGGAACGGGCGCAGGCGATCCGGCACCTCGGCCGGGCGTGCCAAGACTGGGGCTTCTTCATG GTGACCAACCATGGGGTGCCGGAGACTCTCCAGAGCGCGATGATGGACGCGTGCAGGGAGCTGTTCAGCCTGCCGCCGGAGCAGAAGCAGGAGCACCTGGACGCCGGCCCGATGGACCCCGTGCGCGTCGGCACGGGCTTCAACTCCGCCGTCGACGGCGCCAGGTACTGGCGGGACTACGTCAAGATGTTCGCGCACCCTGAGCTCCACTGCCCCGCCAAACCCGAAAGCCTGCGTGGCGTGGCCGCGGAGTACGCGGCGTGCACGAGGGGCCTGCTGCTGGAGCTCACGGCGGCCATCTCCGAGAGCCTGGGGCTCGAGGGCGGCCTCATTGCTCAGCGCCTGGACCTGGCATCCGGCCTCCAGATCCTCGTCGGCAACCATTACCCGCCGTGCGGTGGTGGCCCAGGCGACGATGGGGCCGTCGGTTTGCCGGCTCACTCTGACCACGGCCTCCTCACTCTGCTCTTCCAGAACGGCGTCGATGGCCTTCAGGTCAAGCACGACGGCCGTTGGCTCCTCGCCAAACCCATCCCTGGCTCCTTCTTCGTCATCGCCGGCGATCAGCTGGAG ATCGTGAGCAATGGAAGGTACAAGGGCGTGCTCCACCGCGCACTGGTCGACCGCGAGCAGGTGAGGATGTCGTGCGTGAGCCTCATCGGACCGTGCCTGGACGCCGTCGTCGAACCCGTCCCGGAGCTGGCAGCGCCACCACTGGGCCTGGAGTTCAGGGGGGTAAAGTACAGGGACTACATGGAACACCAGCAGAGCAACAAGCTCAACGAGAAGGGAGCGCTGGACCTCGTGCGGGTTGCAACGGCAGATACTTACTCACCAGCCCATATATTCTTCAATTAA